The Algoriphagus sanaruensis genome window below encodes:
- a CDS encoding glycoside hydrolase family 16 protein: protein MKYWMNFLGLILVTGLGACVPDEGNNPNPNPDTVTVNIPSGGATSPSTYDGMTLVWEDDFDGNSLDLANWTHETGNGQNGWGNNELQFYRSQNTSIQNGHLVITAKKEAFGGKEYTSSRIITKDKKQFRYGRIDIRAVLPKGQGLWPALWMLGSNFSTVGWPACGEIDIMEMVGGNNRENTVHGTVHWQNAGAHAQYSGNYKLSSGTLADQFHVYSIIWDDKSIKWLIDNKQYHVIDTTPAELDEFRKSFFFIFNVAVGGNWPGSPDGTTTFPQHMIVDYVRVFQPN from the coding sequence ATGAAATATTGGATGAATTTTTTAGGCCTGATACTAGTCACTGGATTAGGTGCTTGTGTGCCTGATGAAGGCAATAACCCGAATCCAAATCCCGACACTGTTACCGTCAACATTCCAAGCGGTGGAGCTACTTCACCAAGTACCTATGACGGTATGACCTTGGTTTGGGAGGATGATTTCGACGGCAACAGCTTGGATTTAGCAAACTGGACTCATGAAACTGGCAATGGCCAAAATGGATGGGGAAATAACGAACTACAATTTTACAGATCCCAGAACACGAGTATCCAAAACGGTCATTTGGTAATTACCGCTAAAAAAGAAGCTTTTGGAGGAAAAGAATACACTTCTTCTCGAATCATTACCAAAGACAAAAAGCAGTTCCGATATGGTCGTATTGATATACGAGCAGTCCTCCCAAAAGGACAAGGACTTTGGCCTGCACTTTGGATGCTAGGATCAAACTTTAGCACAGTGGGATGGCCGGCTTGTGGAGAAATCGACATCATGGAAATGGTAGGTGGAAATAACCGTGAAAATACCGTTCATGGTACAGTACACTGGCAAAATGCCGGGGCACATGCACAGTATAGCGGCAATTACAAGCTTAGCTCAGGAACATTGGCAGACCAATTCCATGTCTACTCAATTATTTGGGATGATAAATCAATCAAATGGCTAATTGACAATAAGCAATACCATGTCATTGATACGACACCAGCAGAGCTTGATGAATTTAGAAAGAGTTTCTTCTTTATTTTCAACGTAGCTGTAGGGGGAAATTGGCCGGGATCACCTGATGGGACCACCACTTTTCCACAACATATGATTGTGGATTATGTAAGGGTATTTCAACCAAACTAA